From Abiotrophia defectiva ATCC 49176:
AAAAGGGCATGACCTTTGACCATGTGGTTAAGACGACTGTTTTCCTCAATGACATTGCCGACTTTGCAACAGTCAATGGGGTCTATGGCCAATACTTTAGCCAAGACCACTATCCAGCTCGATCAGCCTTTCAAGTGGGGAAACTTCCGCTCAATGCTGGTATTGAAATCGAATTGGTAGCCTATAAGGAGGAAGTCTAATGACTTTAACAGAACGGATTAATCAAGATATTAAAACTGCCATGAAGGCCAAGGACAAAGACAGCCTTAAGGTCTTGCGCATGCTCAAGGCAGCGCTCCAGAAAGAGGCGCTAGAGCAGCATGAGCCACTTAGTCAAGACCAAGAGATTACCATTATTTCTCGGGAACTCAAGCAACGTCGTGATTCCCTGGCTGAATTTAAGAAAGCAGATCGCGAGGATTTGGTGTCTGCTACCCAGGACGAAATTGTTATTGTCCAAAAATACTTGCCAGAACAGCTAAGCGCTGAGGCTTTAGAGGCCAAGATTCGTGAGATTATGGCGCAAGTTGGAGCTACTAGCAAGGCAGACTTCGGCAAGGTCATGGGATTAGCTGCCAGCAGCCTTAAGGGCCAAGCAGAAGGTAAAGCCATCAATGAGACAGTTAAACGTCTTTTAGGCTAAGTTTTAGTTAACAGGAGCTGTGCTCCTGTTTTTTTGTTTTAAGGCGCAAAAATGGCACAAATCATGACTTTTAGTCCAAGACAAGGTATAATAGAATCAGCCTAGTGTGTCCACTAGTATCTAGCCTGACGTCGTCTGAGACGTGAAGAAGAGAGGGATTGCTTATGACGGAACAACACCCATATAGTCAGACATTAATTATTTCCAATCCGGATTGGCTTTTAGCCATTTTGGGCAATCAAGATCACCATATTCAATTACTTGAAGAACACTTTGAAGTGCTTATCACGACGCGTGGTGAGCAACTAACTATTACTGGTCGTCAAGCAGCTGTTGAGTTGACACTAGAGGTTGTTAACCAATTAGTGCAATTGCTAGAACGCCATATTACGCCACACACCATGGACATTGTGACGGCGATTAAAATGGCCCAGAACAATACCTTGGATTACTTCCTCAATCTCTATGAGGAAGTCATTGGCCGAGCAGCAGATGGCCGGGCCATCCGGGTTAAGAACTTTGGTCAGTTACAATATACACGCGCTATTGCCAAACAGGACGTGGTTTTCGGCATTGGGCCTGCGGGGACAGGGAAGACCTTCTTGGCCGTGGTGCTAGCGGTTCAAGCCTTGAAGGAAGGGCGAGTGAAGAAGATTATCTTAACGCGGCCAGCAGTAGAAGCAGGGGAGAGCCTGGGCTTCTTGCCAGGTGACCTTAAGGAAAAGGTGGACCCATATTTGCGTCCAGTCTATGATGCGCTCTATACGATCTATGGGGCAGAACAAACCAACCGCCTGATGGAACGTGGCGTCATTGAGATTGCACCTCTGGCTTATATGCGGGGCCGTACCTTGGATGATGCCTTTGTTATCTTAGATGAGGCTCAAAATACCACCATTGCCCAAATGAAAATGTTCCTCACCCGTTTAGGCTTCGGCTCTAAGATGATTATTAATGGGGACAGAACGCAAATCGACTTGCCAAAAGGGGTAAAATCAGGTTTGGTTGATGCCCAAAGTAAGCTTAAGGGAATTGATCGCATCCAATTTGTGACCTTTGATGCCTTCGATGTGGTGCGCCACCCTGTAGTGGCAGATATTATCAAGGCATACAGTCGCAAATTGCCCGATGAGAACATGGGCGAAGTGTAGGTGATAGGAATGAATCGACGTTTAGAGCGTCTGCAAGCTAAAATGGGCTTGAGTTATCAAATCCTAGTGGGGCTAGTTCTGGCACTTTGGCTCTTGCTTTTGGGCTATTCCAGTGTTCAACCTAGAACTTATAATTTTGCCCTTAACCGAGTAGCTGATATTACCGTTCGGGCTCCTAAGACAGTAGAAGATACTGAACGAACAGAAGAATTACGCCAACATGCACGCAGTCGTGTTTCCGATGTTCGACTTTACTCACCCGAAGTTAAAAACCAACAGGTTGATTTGTTGAATCAGTATTTTTCATTTGTCAAAGGCGTAAGGCAGAAGGATTATCGTGCTAGCGATCTTGAGACGGCTGCCCGCGCTCAAGGCTGGTCTGATAATGACCTTGAGACCCTTAAGGCATCCTTTACTAGCAACAGTCAACGCCTCTATTGGACTCAATTAACAGAGGCAGAGCGACTCTTGCTCTATAATCAAAGTTTAAAACAAGGGTCAGTTACCCTCATGAGTTTGAATGAATCCTTACCAGATAATGCCCGTAATCTTTGGCTATCACTCGATGATAAGCAGTTTGAAACTATGTCGACTTATATGGTTGATTTGCTGAGTCAAACCTTAAGTCAGGAAATTGAGCCTGCTAATACTGCGGCTAACCTAAGCAAGCTACGGGCTAGCCTTCGGGAAGCAGGGCAATATAGTCAGTATCAGTCGGCCCTGGTAGACTTCATTCAACCATTTATTGTACCAACCCTGGTTTATAACCAAGAAGAAACGAACCGCTTGAAAGAAGAAGCGGCGGCTGCCGTTCAACCAGCTTATATTCTTCAAGGTCAAATTATTGTCCAAGAAGGGCATGTCATTGATTCGACTGTCTTGCGTCAACTCAAGCTTTTTGGTTACTTGGATGCCAGTGTAGGGCGCTATAATGCTTATATCTTCTACGCCTTGATTATTGTGCATTTCCTCTTGCTCTTAGGATTGAATACCGAAGGCTTCCGTTTCAAGCAAGCACCAAGTGCCAAGCGTCAAATGGCTATGACCATCTATGCGCTAGCCTTTGGGGGGCTATTCGCCGTCTTGAAGGCTCTCGAAGTACTTCAAGTAGGGGGCTTTGCCTGGGCAACGCTCTTGTTACCAATTAGTTTGTGGCCACTGCTTGTAGTACCCAAAACCAGTATGCGAGATGGCTTAATTGGCTTGGTATCTTTCAATGTGATGGCACTTTTCGTCTTGAGTGATGTCTTTAATATTTTGGAAAGTCTCATGCCTCTGGTCTTTTATTGTTTTACTGGTTTAATTGGTATGATTTTGGTAAATGCCAAGGTTTGGTTAGGGCGTAAACGACGTTTTGTTCCTGCCTATATTGGTCTACAGTTATTGACCATTCTGCCTTTATTACTGGGCTTTAACATGGATTTAACAACCTTCCAAGGTCGACGTATGGCAGGGCTAATGCTGGCTAATATCCTGATGACGGTCATTTTTTACTTGTCCTTGTCTCCTTACTGGGAGCGCATCTTTAACCCAAGCGCAGAATTAAGCCTACAGCAACTAGCCAACCTTAATCATCCTTTGCTTAAGGACTTGATTGAGAAGGCACCAGGTACCTACCACCACAGCATGATGGTAGCTAACCTTAGTGCCAATGCGGTTGAAGCCATTGGTGGAGATTCCCTGCTAACGCGGGTCGCTAGCTATTACCATGATGTGGGGAAGACACTGCATCCACTCTTTTTCGTTGAGAATTTGCCTGCAGGCGTTGAAAATCCACATAAAATGATTAAGCCAATTGAAAGTGCCCAGATTATCACAGGTCACGTGACTGCTGGTGTAAAAATTATGGAGGCTCATGATTTGCCTACTTCCATTCAGGATGTTTGTTGGCAACACCATGGGACTACACTGGTAAAATACTTCTACTATCAGGCCCAACAGGAAGGGCATCCTGTCAATCAGGCAGATTTTCGATATCCTGGTCCTAAGCCACGGACCAAGGAGGCTGCCGTTATCATGATTGCTGATTCGGTTGAGGCTGCTAGCCGTACCCTTAAGGAGTATAGTCAAGCAAGCATAGAAGGACTTGTAGGTGGTATTATCCAAGGTAAAGTGGCGGATGATCAGTTTTCTGACTGTGACTTAACCGTTAATGAATTAAAAATCGTACAAGCCTCTCTAATTCGTGGAGTCGCAAGTATGTATCACACCCGTATAGAATATCCTAAGTAGGCCATTTAGGATTAGAAAGGACATTTATGTTAGTTGATATTATTGATGACCAAGCCTACCTGGCATCTGGTCAAGAAAAATTGCTTCATGAAGTCATTGAAGCAGCTGCAAAGTATCTGAACTTGCCTGAGGGAATTGAATTAGATCTTTCCATCGTGTCTAATGAAGAAATCCAAGTGCTTAACCGAGACTACCGTGGTTTGGACAAACCGACGGATGTTTTGAGCTTTGCATTGACTGAAGTATCCAGTGAGTATGATGTAGACTTTGCTCATTTAGACCTTACTGATGAAGCGGAAGAGACAGAAGATTTAGAGGAGACAGAGTTTCAGGATGAAGAAGCTATACCTCAACACTTGGGAGATATCATCATTTCCTACCCTCGTGCCCAAGAACAGGCTCAGGACTATGGTCACAGTCTAGACCGTGAACTGGCTTTTCTAGCAGTTCATGGCTTCCTTCATCTCAATGGTTATGACCACCAGACAGAAGAAGAAGCGCAGGAAATGTTTAAAATCCAAGAAGAGGTGTTGACGACTTATGGTCTCACGCGATAAACACCCCTACAAGCATCATGCCAATCCAAGTATCTTGGCTTCCTTCCGCGCTTCATTGTCGGGTTTGGGCTATGCCTTAGCTAATGAGCGTAATCTCAAGGTTCACGCGGGGGTGACCGTCTTGGTTTTAATCATAGTGGGCTTGCTTGGAGTCAATGCCGTTGAGGCTAGTCTCTTGCTGCTTGTGACAGGATTGGTTTGGTGCATGGAGCTGGTCAATAGCGCCGTGGAGGCCACAGTTGACTTGGTAGTTGGAGAACAATTACATCCCTTGGCCAAGGTTGCCAAGGATGTAGCAGCAGCTGCAGTTGTTGTGGCGGCTTTGGTGGCAGTAGGAGTGGGATTCCTGGTCCTAGGCCCTAAAGTCTGGCATGTGCTAGCCATTCTGTTAGGTCTTGCTTAAGTCTTAGAGAAAGAGAGCGTGAAACGTGAGTAATCAAGCATTTAAATCTGGTTTCGTAGCCATTATAGGTCGCCCTAATGTTGGTAAATCAACCTTACTTAATCGTTTTGTAGGGCAGAAAATCGCCATTATGTCGGATAAGGCACAGACCACTCGTAATCGAATTCAAGGGGTCTTAACCAATGATCAAGCCCAAATTGTTTTCATTGATACACCGGGTATTCATAAGCCTAAACATGCCTTAGGTGACTTTATGGTCAATACGGCTTATAGCGCCCTCAAAGGGGTAGATGCCGTATTATTTGTGGTTAATGCTGCAGAAAAAATGGGCCCTGGCGATCGATTGATTATGGAACGTATCCAGAATGTTAAGGTTCCTGTCTTTTTAGTCATTAACAAGATTGATTTAGTCAAACCTGATGATCTTTTGCCTATTATTGAAGGTTACCAAGAAGTCAGAAGCTTTGACCAAGTCTTTCCGATTTCGGCTACGCAAGGCAATAATGTGCCGGAATTGGTGGCTAAGTTGCAAGAAGCCTTACCGGAAGGACCTAAGTACTATCCAGATAGTCAAATTATGGACCATCCCGAATATTTTGTAGTGGCCGAATTTATCCGTGAAAAAATCTTACTCCTGACTCAGGAAGAGATTCCCCATTCTGTTGCAGTTCAAGTGCAAAGTATGCAACGCAATGAGAATGGCAAGATTGAAGTTCAAGCATCTATTATTGTGGAACGCAAGAGCCAGAAGGGGATTATCATTGGAGCCGGCGGCCAAATGATTAAGAAAATCGGCCAACTTGCTCGGCGTGATATTGAGCAATTGCTGGATGATAAGGTTTATTTAGATTTGTGGGTCAAGGTTCAAAAGAATTGGCGCGATCGTCAAACTAATCTTAGCGATTTTGGCTATCGTCCAGATAACTACTAAGAGATGGTGATAGAAGGGAGAAGGGGGCATGAATGAACGGTTTGAGGGCATTGTCCTCTTCAAGCGTCCTCACCGCGAACATGATGGCTTGGTCAAGATTTTTACCCAAGAATTTGGGACTAAGATGTTCTTTGTGCGCGGTCTTTATCGGGGCCATCATCGGCTGACAAGCGCCTGCCTCCCTATGACCCATCATGCCTATATTGGTGATATTCAAGACGACGGCCTCTCTTTCCTAAAGGAAAGCCAGTCAATCCAACTTTTCCAAAGATTGCAGGCTGATATCTTGCTTCAGGCCTATGGCATCTATGTCTTACAACTCCTGGATGCTGCTCTAGAGGACAATCAAGCCAATCCTAAGCTCTATCAGCTTCTACTACAGGTGCTTGAGGCCTTAAATCAAGGCTTAGCTCCTCAAGTCATTGTGGCTTACCTAGAAATTCATCTCTTGCCACTTTTTGGCATTCATATTCAATGGGCTTCTTGTGCAAGTTGCCAGGTCAGTGATCGACCCTTAAGATTTAGTCTCAAGCGTCAAGCCGTCTTGTGTGACCGTCATGCCTCTTTGGATATTCATTGCTTACCAGTTTCTAGTCGAGCAGTGCACCTAGCCCGACGTCTGTCTCAAGTGGATTTAAAACAAATCCAGAACATTAACTTAAGTGATCAGACTCTTAAGGACTTGCGAATACTCATGGATGCTATCTACCAAGAATATGTCGGTATTCGTCTCAAGAGTAAGTCCTATTTGAATCAGATTACGCAATTAGACTGGTCAAGTACTTAGTTTAAGCTTTTTTGTCGCTTAATGGGTGATGAATAGCTAACAAATTACTGAGATTCTAGGCTATGGGCTAATCCCTAAAAGATTAAGAATTTGGAAATCAGGTGAATAATTCGTCTTTTCGTGGTAGAATAAGTGGAAACAAATTTCAATTAGCAAAATAGCTACGGGAGGTTCCATGAAAAACATCAAAACCAATGCCCTCGCGAATTTCTTAGTGCGATTTGCAAACGTGGTGGTGCCTGTCCTCACAGGAACCTATATTAACCGGGTCTTTCAAAACTCGGTAGAATATAACTACTTTAATGCTGGCGACACGCTGATGAACATTTTTTTACCTTTTGCCTCATTAGGGGTTTATTATTTTGGTGTCCGGCAAATTAGTAAGGTTAAGCATGACCGGGATCAGGTCAATTACTTCTTCTCGAGCCTGTTCTACATTACGGTTATTTCATCCATTCTAACGACCCTATTCTATGTGGGCTATGTCTATGCGACCGTTCACCAGAAGAGTCAGTTGGCAATCTACTTAGTTTTGGGAAGTCAGATTCTATCTAGCTTCCTCTATATTGAGTGGATGGTGGAGGCTTTCGAGAATTATCGTTTTATCTTAATTAAGACCATCATCTTGCGAATTATTATGATTGTGGCGCTCTTTGGCTTTGTTAAAACGGCGGAAGATATTATCATTTATGCAATGGTCATGTCTGGTGCTCAAATTCTCAACTATCTCTTCGGTTTTGTCTGGATTAAGCGCCAAGTCAAGCTTGTTAAGGTCAAGGTTAAAGACATGTTGTCCATGATTCTGCCTTTGATTAGTTTGCTGCTTATGTCTAGTGCAGTGACCCTTTATACGGCTTTAGACAAGCTCTTCCTATCCTATACAGATTCAGAGGATGCCGTCAGCCTTTATAGCCAAGGTCAAAAAATTTCAACTATGATTGCGACTCTGATTAGTAGTCCAATCTCAGTAAGTATTCCGCGTTTGGGCTACTATCTAGGCCAGAATAACCGTGAAGCCTATGACAACCTAGTCTACAAAGGGGCACGTCTCTTTGCCTTCTTGATTGCGCCAATTAGTTTAGGGCTCTTCATAACAGGCAATTATGCTGTCTTGCTTTATGGTGGGGGCGCCTATATGGGAGCCGCGACTGTAACAGCTATCTTCGGGATTCGGAGTATTACTTGGTCTATTGAGACCCTTTTCGCTAATCAAATCATCTTCATTCATGGCTATGAACGGAGTTTGACCCTTTATTATTTCGCCTGTGGCTTACTCAACCTAGTCTTCAAGTTCCTACTCCTTAATATGCATTTCTCATCTCCAGAAATCTATATCTTAACCACTTGGTTGTCAGAAGGGGTCCTAATTGCCCTCGAAATCTACTTTATCAAACGCCATGGCTTAATTAAGTTAAAACCTGTTATTGGCAGTTTCTTACGCTATGGGCTGATTGCAGCAGGGTTTATCCCAATCAGCATAGTGGTTAAGGCACTATCTCCAGTGCAAATGACGCATTTAAACTTAGCCGTCTTAGTAAATCTTGCCATTTTAATGACCCTATGTGGTATCTACTACCTTGCGGCCCTCTGGTTGCTTAAAGATCCTGTACTGACCGGCATGGTAGAAGCAGTTGGCAATAAATTAAGAAGAAGGGGATAGACCATGTCAGACTTAATTACGGTTGTAGTTCCTGTATACAATGTGGAATCATATCTGGAGCGATGCGTGACCAGCATTCGCAAGCAAAGTCATACTAACCTTGAAATCTTGTTAGTCAATGATGGCTCTACTGATAAGAGTTTAGAAATCTGTCAGCGTCTAGAGCAAGAAGATCAACGCATTCGCCTTATCTCGCAGGCCAATGGTGGTCTATCTGCGGCGCGTAATTCGGGCATTGCCCAAGCAAAAGGGCAGTATATTGCCTTTATTGACAGTGATGATGTGATCTCATTAGATATGATGAAGACTCTTTATCAAGAGATGGTCTCTGCCCAAGCAGACTTGGCCATGTGCTCACACTATGATATCTATGATGACCAGATTCCGAGTGGACCAGAAGCAGAAGCACAGACTTGGATCTTTACAGCCAAAGAGGCCATTGGCCATGTGATGGCGGCTAAAGGCTTTACAGTCATGGCCCCAACTAAACTCTATAAGCGCTCATTTTTCGATGACTTGAAATTTGAGATAGGAAAAATCGCTGAAGATGCCTTTATCATGATTCGCTTGTTAGCCAAGTGTCAGCGAGTGGTAGCGACGGATGCCAAGCTCTATTACTATATGCATCGCCCGAATAGCATTACCACCCAGAAATTTTCGCTCAAGTACCTCAATGTGATTGAGGCTTATCAACAAAACTATGAAATTATCAAACGGGACTACCCAGATTTGTTGCCAGTAGCTATGACACGGCTCTATTGGGCGCATTTCTATGTCTATGATCGTTTGTTGCTAGATTCAGACTATCAAGATGACAGTCTTAAAAAACGCCTACGGTCCTATCTAACAGACCACTTTTGGCAGATTATGCGTGATCCGCTTTTCACCAAGGGGCGTAAACTTAGTATGCTTGCTTTACAGATTAGTCCTGCTCTCTATAAGCAAATCATTAGTAAGAAATACAAAAAGGAGTTGCATGGATAAATGATACGATTAGATTGGATTGAGAAACATTACTACCAAATCAATACTTGCTTTCTTTTAGCGTTGATTATGTATTGTATGGCAGGGTTGATTGTTCCCTTACAATTTCTCAGTGCCCATCCTTTAGTATATGGTACCATCACCTTAATGGGGTGCTTATTAGGGCTCTATAACTTATTATCCAAGAAAGTTCATCTCAAACTCAGTTTACTACCTTGGCTAGTTGCTTTCTTCCTCTTGAATATTGTAACAAGTCTCTTGGTGGTTAACTTTGGTTATATGGCAAACTTCAAGAATATGGTCATATTCTTCCTTTATTTCTTTGCCATTTACCCAATCTTTATTAATTTGGGTCAAGGACAAGCTAAGCGTTTGCTCAATAACATGTTCTGGTTAGTTGTCATCGTCAATACTATCGGTGATTTAATTTCCATTGGCCAATTCGTTGCCTTAATTGGCTATCACGTCAGCGACTATAAAGGTTTAATTATTCGTCAAGGCTTTATTGAGTCGCGTTTGTTTGGGATTTTGGCTAGCCCTAACTACTTGGCTATTATCTCGCTATTGGTAGTCCTATTCCTCTTAAGTCAATGGCGCAAGAGTCAGGTGACTTGGATGAAAGTGGCAATCGTCTCGTCGATTTTCATAAACTTCGTTTACATCGTCTTATCAGGTTCTAGAACAGCCTTATTATGCTTGCTTGCTGCTACCCTAATCTACAGCATGGTCAACATCTCTGGCTGGCAATTGAAGAAGCGTTTCTTGACTATCTGTGTGGTCTTTGCTGCTATTGGTGTAGGTGTCTACAGTGTCGACACAGTAGGGGAATTTTACTTACAACAATCAGGTGGCGTTCGTATCTTGAATGACGAGGAGAGCCTAGCAGGTAAGCCAAATGTGACCACTGGTGAAGGTACATTAAAACGGTCAGATACTGAGGAAACCAATATCTCTAATAACCGTTTTGATATTTGGAAGTCAACCTTGGCTCTAGTTCCTTACCGTCCAATCTTAGGTTTTTCTTCAGGTAACTGGCACAGTGTAGCTAAGTCTTATGATGCCAATAGTTATGTGGTTAAGCAGCACTATCTCACTCATAATGGTTATATTGAAGTCCTATTCTACAATGGTATCTTAGGATTTATCACCTTAGGCTTCTTTATCTTGGCATCTACCAAGCGACTTTTAGCCAAATGGTGGGCCCTCAACAAGAAAGGCGTTAGCCGCCAGGATTTAGATATGATTCTAGCTATGATGGCAGTTATCTTCACTTCCAACTTGTTCTTGAGTTCGACTTTATATGGGATTTCCTTCTTAGGTGTGATTTTATTTGCCATCTTGGGCTATTACGAAGCAGTTATAGCGAAGGATTATGCTGGTTATCGTCAGTTGAATGACCAAGAAGTTCGTCAGGTTGAACTTGAAATCATGGACTATATCCATGCCATTTGTCAACGTGAGCAAATCCAGTATAGCTTGGCTTATGGTACTTTACTGGGAGCTATTCGCCATCAAGGCTTCATTCCATGGGATGATGATATGGATATTGCCTTAGTTCGTTCAGAGTATGAGCGTCTCTATCAAGCCATCAAGGCAGACCGCCATCCAGTTTACCAGGTTACGGGCTTCCAAGATGCTTGGCATTATCCTTTCCCATTTTATCGGGTGGTTGATAAGCGTACTTTTTATGAAAATAACACTTTAGCATGGCCAAGTAAATTAGGCATTTGTGTAGATGTCTTTCCCTTTGACCAAGCTAAGGGAGATCAAGCTAAAATGGATCGCCTAGATCAGTTGCGACAACTGTCTGCCTATTCTTGGAATGGCATCCGTAATGAAGAGGGCGGCTTAGGTAACCTTATTCGCTATGCCGTGAATTTCTTCTTCCGTCTCTTGCCACCTCGTATTTGGAACCAAAAAATGGACCAATTAGCACAGAAGGGGAGCGACTCTAATCGCCTTGATTACTTGATGGAGAAGAAGCGTCGCGATACAAGTTTTGTTAAGACGGCACATGAACAGGTTCAAGAGGCTGTATTTGAAGATCGTCGCTATCAAATTCTGTCAGATTACAATCAAGTTCTGACGGCTATCTATGGAGCAGATTATATGCAATTGCCTGCAGAAGAAGACCGTGTTCAACACGCGCCATTTACTGCTTACAGGGAGGAAGCCTAAATGTCACTTATGCAATGGGCTAAACGGAGTTTGGCCAGTCTCTTAGGTAAACACAAGGACAGCATTAAAAAATTGCCGATTATTAAGCAGTTAAATCAAAAGGCTAATAAAGAGTTAGATGAAGGGCGACAAGCTCTATTAAGGGCTAACTTCGACCGGATTTTAGAGATTGTCTATGATCAAGACCACTTAAACTTTGATTTATGGTTGGATTTTGGTAGTCTGCTAGGTTACTACCGTGAAGGTGGGCGCATTGAGCATGATATTGATATGGACTTTGCTCTCAAAGTCAGTGACTTAGAGGCCTTTGATGTCTATGAAGGTCATCTCTTAGCTAATGGATTCCGCAAACGCAAGGACTTTACCTATGAGGGGAAAGTCGTAGAACGGGCCTATGATTTTAATGGGCTTAACATTGACTTTATCTTCTATAAGGTTACTGAGACTCAATTTTCGAGTGTCACTATTGACTTCAAGATTAATGCCATCGGCCAGCCAACTCGCTTAATGGCTTATCGTTATCAATTACCACTAATGGAGATTGTTTGGGCCAATATTGAAGAGCATAAAGTCATGGTACCGCAAGATTGCCATCGCTATCTTTCCTTACTATATGGCGCAGATTTCATGGAACCTAACACTCACTATCATTGGCAAGCTAACCCGATTTATCAGCAAGTATCGTCTGAACCAGCTCAAGTTAAGCTCTTACCTTAAGCAAGAATAGAAAATCCCCGTCACTGAATTAATCAGTGACGGGGATTTTCTGCTATCTAGTGATTGCCGTTATTTTGATTCTGTTGTGTATTCTGCATCTGATGGTTAGAACCTTGATTGGTGGTTGGGTTATTGGTGTTGTTACCACTGACATCAATGCCTTCAGAATAATCACCGTTAGCATTCCAGAGTAAGAACTCATGAATATGATGTTTGGCTAGCGCATTGATCTGTGCCTGAACCTGTAAGGTGCCGTATTCTTGGTAGGTGCCTACTGGTTTGCTTGAGTCGGTAAAGTCTTGAATCCAAGGGCGACTGATCACCTTATTTTGGACGTTCTTAAGTACCTGTTCCTCTGAGAACATATATTCATCGACTAACTCATAAGGGTGTAAGTCAGGTAGCTCAATTCCAAAGAAGGATGTACCCCAGTGAGAAGGGTAGATCATACTCGAAATAACATCTAGCTGTTCGGCCATTTTAGCGAAGTCTTGACCAATCCCGGTTGTTTCGGTTTGACCACTAGTAACGGCCGTAATACCGAAGACGTCGGCACCAACTTTAACACCATATGGCGCAAGTTGTTCTTTGGCGAGTTTCAAGAAGTCAGTAATAGCCGCAACCCGGTCTTCACCTTCAATCTTATTACCACTTGCGGAGACATAGTTGCTGTAGTTGCCTTTGTCGAAGCGTAAATCTTCAGCAAAGGTCTCAAATCCTTCTGGGAAGCGGACATAGTCATACTGAATTTCCTTGAAGCCCATCTTAGCGGCCGCAATAGAAACTTCGATATTGTATTTCCATACTTCTTCTAGGTAGGGGTTAATAAACTGAGAGCCATTGCCATCCGACCAGATACTTCCTGTCTCACGTGAGTGGAAGGAGAGTTCTGGGTGTTTATCCGACATCATGTTATCTTTGAAGGTAACAATACGTGCAATTGGATAAATCTGGTTAGCTTCTAAGGTCTTGAGAGCGGATTTTAAATCGGCCACTTGAACTATGTTTTCTTTAACCATGGCATTATCGGTTTCGATTTGGGTGACAATTTGACCATAGTCATCCTTGAAGTCGATAACAGCAGCATTAAGGCCGTTTCGTTTCATCATAGCAATGACATTCTGGAACTTGGTCTGGTCGGCGATAATCTCAGGTGAAAGATAGATGCCTTTTACGCCATTTTTAGGATAAGCAATATTTATCCCACTATCGTAGAATAAAGCCTTAGGTAAATTGGTTGGAGTCACGAGAATACGACCATCTTCAATCTTAATTCCCTCATAACGGTTGGTTTTGCCTTGACTCCGCCGATTATTGAAGTCGGCTATCTCATCTGCAGTGTACTTAGCCTGTACCTGAGGGAGAGTCTGATAGTTCGGTTGGGCGGGTTCTTGCTTCTGACATGCGGTCAGAATGAGCATCAAGAGCAGCAAGATTGCGCCTGGTTTGACTGATTTCATGCATTACCTCCTCAAGCTATTTTTTCTGTTCTTTCAATTTAACTAGTTCAACTTTAAGATTGACTAGATTAGCATTTAATTTCTCAAAATGGGGCAGAACCTTGTCTAGATTCATGAGATTTGTTGTAGAGAGTGTGTTAACGTTTTTTAAGACATCAAAGAAAGACTGGTAGTTAGATTCTGGATTAGCAATGGACTTGAATGATTGAGATTCCAGGG
This genomic window contains:
- a CDS encoding LicD family protein, translating into MIRLDWIEKHYYQINTCFLLALIMYCMAGLIVPLQFLSAHPLVYGTITLMGCLLGLYNLLSKKVHLKLSLLPWLVAFFLLNIVTSLLVVNFGYMANFKNMVIFFLYFFAIYPIFINLGQGQAKRLLNNMFWLVVIVNTIGDLISIGQFVALIGYHVSDYKGLIIRQGFIESRLFGILASPNYLAIISLLVVLFLLSQWRKSQVTWMKVAIVSSIFINFVYIVLSGSRTALLCLLAATLIYSMVNISGWQLKKRFLTICVVFAAIGVGVYSVDTVGEFYLQQSGGVRILNDEESLAGKPNVTTGEGTLKRSDTEETNISNNRFDIWKSTLALVPYRPILGFSSGNWHSVAKSYDANSYVVKQHYLTHNGYIEVLFYNGILGFITLGFFILASTKRLLAKWWALNKKGVSRQDLDMILAMMAVIFTSNLFLSSTLYGISFLGVILFAILGYYEAVIAKDYAGYRQLNDQEVRQVELEIMDYIHAICQREQIQYSLAYGTLLGAIRHQGFIPWDDDMDIALVRSEYERLYQAIKADRHPVYQVTGFQDAWHYPFPFYRVVDKRTFYENNTLAWPSKLGICVDVFPFDQAKGDQAKMDRLDQLRQLSAYSWNGIRNEEGGLGNLIRYAVNFFFRLLPPRIWNQKMDQLAQKGSDSNRLDYLMEKKRRDTSFVKTAHEQVQEAVFEDRRYQILSDYNQVLTAIYGADYMQLPAEEDRVQHAPFTAYREEA
- a CDS encoding phosphate ABC transporter permease, which gives rise to MSLMQWAKRSLASLLGKHKDSIKKLPIIKQLNQKANKELDEGRQALLRANFDRILEIVYDQDHLNFDLWLDFGSLLGYYREGGRIEHDIDMDFALKVSDLEAFDVYEGHLLANGFRKRKDFTYEGKVVERAYDFNGLNIDFIFYKVTETQFSSVTIDFKINAIGQPTRLMAYRYQLPLMEIVWANIEEHKVMVPQDCHRYLSLLYGADFMEPNTHYHWQANPIYQQVSSEPAQVKLLP
- a CDS encoding putative glycoside hydrolase, coding for MKSVKPGAILLLLMLILTACQKQEPAQPNYQTLPQVQAKYTADEIADFNNRRSQGKTNRYEGIKIEDGRILVTPTNLPKALFYDSGINIAYPKNGVKGIYLSPEIIADQTKFQNVIAMMKRNGLNAAVIDFKDDYGQIVTQIETDNAMVKENIVQVADLKSALKTLEANQIYPIARIVTFKDNMMSDKHPELSFHSRETGSIWSDGNGSQFINPYLEEVWKYNIEVSIAAAKMGFKEIQYDYVRFPEGFETFAEDLRFDKGNYSNYVSASGNKIEGEDRVAAITDFLKLAKEQLAPYGVKVGADVFGITAVTSGQTETTGIGQDFAKMAEQLDVISSMIYPSHWGTSFFGIELPDLHPYELVDEYMFSEEQVLKNVQNKVISRPWIQDFTDSSKPVGTYQEYGTLQVQAQINALAKHHIHEFLLWNANGDYSEGIDVSGNNTNNPTTNQGSNHQMQNTQQNQNNGNH